Within the Salvia hispanica cultivar TCC Black 2014 chromosome 4, UniMelb_Shisp_WGS_1.0, whole genome shotgun sequence genome, the region taaaacgaGGGCAAAAAAGAAGCAagtcgcttatcttgggacggagggagtattaaactaCAAACTTTTGGGGGTACAGTTCCCTTGCTCCCATTTGCATACGCCACTGCTCGCCACATAAAACTTGTGTCCAGTCACGCCATAACCACGcctcacatttttttaattattggtatattttaattggactagaataaaattaattggacaAAATAATTGggaatagtattttataaaaaaaaattaaagaatttttaaaaaatatttcaattttgattgttgCGGCGATCTCGTGGCTCGCAATAGGCCGTCACGATCCTCGGCTGTCGAACAACCGCAGCCGCGGTGGTCCTATTGTGGACACTCTAAGATACCATATGGGATAAGGTAATTAGATTATGTctagaataaaattagtatCGGTAGAAAtcagataattaattataaattataatgtaaTCTTGACTATCAATTAAATTGCTTCACGATTAAACCAATAGATCAGAAGTTCGAGCTTTTGAAATAGGACAACTGAACGTATGAacaagtagtatttttttcactaaaatGCAATTTCGTAAAGAAAAACCACAGTCACAAGTTTTTTTCCCTGAAGTAGTAACAGTTAAATTGCTCTgcttaaatataaattttgtttttttttgataaaataaaattgaatatttattgtgGAGAAAAAAAGGGCTAATTggattattcaatttattaatcaaGTAGTTGACCGCTATGTACCAAAAATTTTCCCAAATCTCAAAATAGTCCCTAAAAAGTTGCCAAATTCCCCCTGCCGTCTACCGGCAGAGCTCCCGCCGCCACCGTTATGGCGGCGACCGCCGTTACTCTCCGTTCTCAGCATCTCTATTCACTTCCTCGAACATTACCGTTATCTCACTCTTCCTTCGTCGATTCGCATAACCTCAAGACCTCCACTATCGTCCAGTTCCGCCGCTATCGCACAAGCGATTCTCTTCTCCCTGTAGAggtcaaattttgaataaagttAAATCGGAGATGATTTATGGCATTTCAACAATTGATTGGCTTTTGATTCGTGCAGAGATGCCGGAATCCGATCCACGAAGCTCGGGCTTGGAGCGCGAGGCAGCGAAATAGTATGGTGATGGGCGACTACATCGATGATATCGAtgaggatgatgatgatgacgacgatgaagaagaagaggaggaagatAGAAGCTTGGATCTTCTGATTAGGTTTGTGGAGAATGTTTTCAGAAAGGTGTCCAGAAAAGCGCGCAGAGCCGTTAAGTCTGTTTTACCAGTCCCTATCTCCACTAAATTGGTAAGGGCTAATGTTAATTGCCTGCAAATACTAGCATTTAGGTTTAAATTCATTATGCCTTGATTTGTAATAATTTCTAGTTCTACTATGGAAAATATACTTATCATTCTTCAATAGAGATGTATATTATTCTGGTGCTCTGGTTTTGAAGTGCATCAAGTGTGCTTtgaagaatatgcatttttgacatttttcatgGTGTTTGATGCTGCCAATGAGAgtgaatatgaaaattttaggTATATAAACATGAGATTTGGTTTGGAATACTGAGGTGCAAATATAGTTTGCAACTGCT harbors:
- the LOC125222050 gene encoding protein SHORT HYPOCOTYL IN WHITE LIGHT 1-like — translated: MAATAVTLRSQHLYSLPRTLPLSHSSFVDSHNLKTSTIVQFRRYRTSDSLLPVERCRNPIHEARAWSARQRNSMVMGDYIDDIDEDDDDDDDEEEEEEDRSLDLLIRFVENVFRKVSRKARRAVKSVLPVPISTKLVGFAVNGTIILTFMWVLKAFLQVICTLGSVVFVSILIIRGIWSGISYLQENRSYRAYEDEPQSWNRSQPAA